The genome window ACAATTGTTGGCTGAAACGCGGTGGCACGTACTGGTCGGCGAGGCCATGCACAACCAGCAGGGGCATGTGCACGTCGGCAATCTTGTCGATGGAGTCGAACTTCTGCGACAGCAACCAGCGCACCGGCAGCGAGGTATTGGCCACGGCGGCGGCCGCGTCCCCGAGTGACGTGAAAGTGGACTCGATGACCAGCCCACGCACGGGAACCGGGGTGTGTTGACTCAACTGCGCGGCCAGGTCGATGGCGACCGCACCGCCCAGTGAGTGCCCGTAGATCAGGCGTTTGTCGGGGTCGGGCTGCAACACCTGAAAGCGCTCCCAGGCAATGCGCGCGTCTTCATACACGGTGGTTTCCGAAGGCAAGTCACCGTGGCTTTGGCCAAAACCACGGTAGTCGATGGCCAGCACCGAGAAGCCCAGCGCGTGCAATTGCTCAATGCGAAACAATTGCCCGGTGAGGTTCCAGCGCACGCCGTGCAGGTAGAGGATCGCCGGCGCATCTTTGTTGTCCGCCGGGTACCACCAGCCGTGAAGGTTCTGCCCAGGTTTGAAACTGGCGGGCTTGATATCGAATTCCTGTACGGCCTTGGGCAGGCCGGTGTACCAACCGGCGGTGCCCGGCTCGATGCGAAACACCAGCTCGCGTTCCTTGTGTTGCAGCACCGCGCAGCCCACCGGCAGACCGATGATCACAATGGCCATGCACAGCAGGGGAAACCAGCGCAGGCCCAGGCGAGACAGCAAACGAGATGGCATGAAGGTTCCAGGACAAAGGCGAAGCACGCGTTTTACCAGATGGTGCAAGGCCGCAGGAATTAATTCGACAGTCGACCCAGAGGTTTGCTTGCAAAGTGTTACCGCATTGAACAGCGGGGGCGCGGGTTGTTAGGGGCGGCGGCCGAACAGGCGCGTACGCACAGGGATTTCACCGCTAAAACGGCCATCATCACCGGTGGCGCGCGCGGGCTGGGTCTCAGCTATGCACGGGCGTTGGCAGCGGGCGGCGCCCGGCTAGTGATCAGTGATGAGTGGCGCCGATAACGCCGGGGTGGATTACCCGTGCGATCTTGCGCGAATCACGGCGGGCAGCGCCGATGAAGTCGCCGCCGCATGGCCGCGTATCAAGCAATCGCCTCAGGCTGTCGCCATCCCCTGAACCCGATTGCGCCCGCGTGACTTGGCCTGGTACAGCCTCTGGTCGGCCTGGGAAAGCAAGTGTGAAAGGTCGTAGCCTGCCGCATCGGTGGTGACGATGCCGATGCTGACGCTCAGGAAACCGGGGGTCAGCAGGTCGAGCTGGGCAAACGCCTGGCGAATCCGTTCGGCCACTTCAAACGCGCCGGCTTCATCGCTGTCGGCAAGCAGGCAGGCGAACTCTTCGCCGCCAATGCGCGCGAACACATCGCTGCTGCGCAAGGTCGCCTCGGTGACTCGGCTGAACGCGATCAACGCCTGGTCGCCCATCGGGTGGCCGAACGTGTCATTCAGGCGTTTGAAGTGGTCCAGGTCGCACAGCAACAGGCTCACGCACTGGCGGCGGCGGGCGCTGTCGGCCAACAGCTTGTCACCCGTGAGCATAAACGCGCGGCGGTTGCCGACACCGGTCAGCGCGTCACTGAAGGCGGCGGCCTTGAAGCGCAGCTCGGCGCGCTCCTTGACCATCGCCAGCGTGACGTAGGCGATGCCGATGGCGTACAGCATGGACTCAAACAACATGAACGAGAAAAACGGAACGCCTTCGCTGCCCGATTGCTGGGCGCTCTTGATGGGCAGGCCGGGGTCGGTAAAGGCGCGAATGGCATAAAAGCCGGTGTGCCACAGGGTCAGTACCAGCGCGGGTACATAGGCCACTTCCAGGCTGTCGCGTTTGCGCCACAGCTCCAGGGCCGAGAGCACCCCATACC of Pseudomonas fluorescens contains these proteins:
- a CDS encoding alpha/beta hydrolase, with the translated sequence MPSRLLSRLGLRWFPLLCMAIVIIGLPVGCAVLQHKERELVFRIEPGTAGWYTGLPKAVQEFDIKPASFKPGQNLHGWWYPADNKDAPAILYLHGVRWNLTGQLFRIEQLHALGFSVLAIDYRGFGQSHGDLPSETTVYEDARIAWERFQVLQPDPDKRLIYGHSLGGAVAIDLAAQLSQHTPVPVRGLVIESTFTSLGDAAAAVANTSLPVRWLLSQKFDSIDKIADVHMPLLVVHGLADQYVPPRFSQQLFDAAQGPKRLLLVPGATHNNSMSLAGRSYGQALDNLMRSRGPAQVVTHSTGRGDDS
- a CDS encoding GGDEF domain-containing protein, which translates into the protein MMLHIPTLLIVAVFVFCLMGLLTAHAWSRGREPTLGYLSIMLLLASLGTGLIVVRGMGMDFVALIIGNVVLLLSAAMNWTAMRAFVQNTPSVPGIFAGAGLWLLMCLVPPFYASLSARVTLYSLLAAGYGVLSALELWRKRDSLEVAYVPALVLTLWHTGFYAIRAFTDPGLPIKSAQQSGSEGVPFFSFMLFESMLYAIGIAYVTLAMVKERAELRFKAAAFSDALTGVGNRRAFMLTGDKLLADSARRRQCVSLLLCDLDHFKRLNDTFGHPMGDQALIAFSRVTEATLRSSDVFARIGGEEFACLLADSDEAGAFEVAERIRQAFAQLDLLTPGFLSVSIGIVTTDAAGYDLSHLLSQADQRLYQAKSRGRNRVQGMATA